In a genomic window of Coregonus clupeaformis isolate EN_2021a chromosome 27, ASM2061545v1, whole genome shotgun sequence:
- the naa15b gene encoding N-alpha-acetyltransferase 15, NatA auxiliary subunit b isoform X3, whose amino-acid sequence MPTITLPPKENALFKRILRCYEHKQYRNGLKFCKQILSNPKFTEHGETLAMKGLTLNCLGKKEEAYDLVRRGLRNDLKSHVCWHVYGLLQRSDKKYDEAIKCYRNALKWDKENLQILRDLSLLQIQMRDLEGYRETRYQLLQLRPGQRASWIGYAIAYHLLEDYEMAAKIVEEFRKTQQTSPDKVDYEYSELLLYQNQVLREAGFYREALDHLTTYEKQICDKLAVEETRGELFLKLDRLDDATEVYRRLQERNPENWSYYHGLEKALKPGCVEDRQKIYEDAWVKYPKGLVPRRLPLTFLSGEKFRECLDRYLRMNFSKGCPPTFTTVKSLYHDKVKVSIIEELVVGYETSLNSCRMFNQNDDGKEEPPTTLLWVQYFLAQHYNMIGQQTLALEYINTAIESTPTLIELFLIKAKIYKHAGNIKEAAQWMDEAQALDTADRFINSKCAKYMLKAGLVKEAEEMCSKFTREGASAVENLNEMQCMWFQTECALAYKSMNKYGDALKKCHEIERHFVEITDDQFDFHTYCMRKMTLCSYVDLLKLEDVLRMHPFYSKAAHTAITIYLSLHDNPLTDDSQGLQAESANLSIELYSTKTLF is encoded by the exons AGACCCTGGCGATGAAGGGTTTAACCTTGAACTGTCTGGGGAAGAAGGAGGAGGCTTACGACCTGGTCAGACGAGGCCTCCGCAACGACCTCAAGAGTCATGTCT GCTGGCATGTGTACGGTCTGCTGCAGCGCTCTGATAAGAAGTACGACGAGGCCATCAAGTGTTACAGGAACGCCCTGAAGTGGGACAAAGAAAACCTGCAGATCCTACGAGACCTGTCACTACTACAGATCCAGATGAGAGACCTGGAGGGCTacagg GAGACGAGGTACCAGCTGCTGCAGCTGCGGCCGGGCCAGAGGGCCTCGTGGATCGGCTACGCCATCGCCTATCACCTCCTAGAGGACTACGAGATGGCCGCCAAGATAGTGGAGGAGTTCAGGAAAAcacaacag ACGTCTCCAGACAAGGTGGACTATGAGTACAGTGAGCTCCTGTTGTACCAGAACCAGGTGCTGAGGGAGGCTGGTTTCTACAGGGAAGCTCTggaccacctcaccacctacgaGAAACAAATCTGTGACAAACTGGCTGTCGAGGAGACacgag GAGAGTTGTTTTTGAAACTGGATCGTCTGGATGACGCTACAGAGGTCTACCGCCGTCTACAGGAGAGAAACCCTGAGAACTGGTCCTACTACCACGGCCTGGAGAAGGCCCTGAAGCCTG GCTGTGTAGAGGATCGGCAGAAGATCTATGAGGACGCCTGGGTGAAGTATCCTAAAGGACTGGTGCCCAGACGACTacccctcaccttcctctctg GGGAGAAGTTCAGGGAGTGTCTGGACAGGTATCTGAGGATGAACTTCAGTAAAGGCTGTCCGCCCACCTTCACCACTGTCAAGTCACTCTACCATGACAAAGTAAAG GTATCAATAATTGAGGAGTTAGTAGTTGGATATGAAACATCGTTAAATAGCTGCAGAATGTTCAATCAGAATG ATGATGGTAAGGAGGAGCCTCCCACCACATTGCTATGGGTACAGTACTTCCTGGCGCAGCACTACAATATGATTGGCCAGCAGACACTGGCTCTGGAGTACATCAACACTGCCATCGAGAGCACGCCCACTCTCATAGAACTATTCCTTATCAAGGCCAAGATATACAAg CATGCAGGGAACATAAAGGAGGCAGCCCAGTGGATGGATGAGGCCCAGGCTCTAGACACGGCTGACCGATTCATCAACTCTAAATGTGCCAAGTACATGCTGAAGGCCGGCCTGGTCAAAGAGGCTGAGGAGATGTGCTCCAAGTTCACacgg gagggTGCGTCTGCGGTAGAGAACCTGAATGAGATGCAGTGTATGTGGTTCCAGACTGAGTGTGCTCTGGCCTACAAGTCCATGAACAAATACGGAGACGCGCTCAAGAAGTGCCACGAGATCGAGAGG CATTTTGTGGAGATCACAGACGACCAGTTTGACTTCCACACATACTGTATGAGGAAGATGACGCTGTGTTCCTACGTGGACCTGCTGAAGCTGGAGGATGTTCTCCGGATGCATCCCTTCTACAGCAAGGCTGCCCACACTGCTATCACTATATACCTCAGTCTACACGACAACCCCCTGACTGACGACAGCCAGGGACTACAGGCTGAATCAG ccAACCTGTCAAtagaactctactctactaaaaCTCTATTCTAA
- the naa15b gene encoding N-alpha-acetyltransferase 15, NatA auxiliary subunit b isoform X1, translating to MPTITLPPKENALFKRILRCYEHKQYRNGLKFCKQILSNPKFTEHGETLAMKGLTLNCLGKKEEAYDLVRRGLRNDLKSHVCWHVYGLLQRSDKKYDEAIKCYRNALKWDKENLQILRDLSLLQIQMRDLEGYRETRYQLLQLRPGQRASWIGYAIAYHLLEDYEMAAKIVEEFRKTQQTSPDKVDYEYSELLLYQNQVLREAGFYREALDHLTTYEKQICDKLAVEETRGELFLKLDRLDDATEVYRRLQERNPENWSYYHGLEKALKPGCVEDRQKIYEDAWVKYPKGLVPRRLPLTFLSGEKFRECLDRYLRMNFSKGCPPTFTTVKSLYHDKVKVSIIEELVVGYETSLNSCRMFNQNDDGKEEPPTTLLWVQYFLAQHYNMIGQQTLALEYINTAIESTPTLIELFLIKAKIYKHAGNIKEAAQWMDEAQALDTADRFINSKCAKYMLKAGLVKEAEEMCSKFTREGASAVENLNEMQCMWFQTECALAYKSMNKYGDALKKCHEIERHFVEITDDQFDFHTYCMRKMTLCSYVDLLKLEDVLRMHPFYSKAAHTAITIYLSLHDNPLTDDSQGLQAESANLSDKDLKKLKNKQRRAQKKAQLEEEKKNAEKEKQLKNQKKKKEEDDEEMGGPKEELVPEQLAKVENPLEEAVKFLTPLKNLVKDRIDTHLLAFEIYFRKAKYLLMLQSVKRALSIDPHHPWLHQCLVRFFKGVSESNDLAEAVRTVLKQEITRLFGDSNASTYNQVFLFKHSDSVPHRVAAAKMMVCLDSSTETKAVELATSLDESLSNRSITICTEVLEALRNGGLGESKERAESYRAECHRLFPYTLAFMPAGYEENTKIANGDVSTETEELANDM from the exons AGACCCTGGCGATGAAGGGTTTAACCTTGAACTGTCTGGGGAAGAAGGAGGAGGCTTACGACCTGGTCAGACGAGGCCTCCGCAACGACCTCAAGAGTCATGTCT GCTGGCATGTGTACGGTCTGCTGCAGCGCTCTGATAAGAAGTACGACGAGGCCATCAAGTGTTACAGGAACGCCCTGAAGTGGGACAAAGAAAACCTGCAGATCCTACGAGACCTGTCACTACTACAGATCCAGATGAGAGACCTGGAGGGCTacagg GAGACGAGGTACCAGCTGCTGCAGCTGCGGCCGGGCCAGAGGGCCTCGTGGATCGGCTACGCCATCGCCTATCACCTCCTAGAGGACTACGAGATGGCCGCCAAGATAGTGGAGGAGTTCAGGAAAAcacaacag ACGTCTCCAGACAAGGTGGACTATGAGTACAGTGAGCTCCTGTTGTACCAGAACCAGGTGCTGAGGGAGGCTGGTTTCTACAGGGAAGCTCTggaccacctcaccacctacgaGAAACAAATCTGTGACAAACTGGCTGTCGAGGAGACacgag GAGAGTTGTTTTTGAAACTGGATCGTCTGGATGACGCTACAGAGGTCTACCGCCGTCTACAGGAGAGAAACCCTGAGAACTGGTCCTACTACCACGGCCTGGAGAAGGCCCTGAAGCCTG GCTGTGTAGAGGATCGGCAGAAGATCTATGAGGACGCCTGGGTGAAGTATCCTAAAGGACTGGTGCCCAGACGACTacccctcaccttcctctctg GGGAGAAGTTCAGGGAGTGTCTGGACAGGTATCTGAGGATGAACTTCAGTAAAGGCTGTCCGCCCACCTTCACCACTGTCAAGTCACTCTACCATGACAAAGTAAAG GTATCAATAATTGAGGAGTTAGTAGTTGGATATGAAACATCGTTAAATAGCTGCAGAATGTTCAATCAGAATG ATGATGGTAAGGAGGAGCCTCCCACCACATTGCTATGGGTACAGTACTTCCTGGCGCAGCACTACAATATGATTGGCCAGCAGACACTGGCTCTGGAGTACATCAACACTGCCATCGAGAGCACGCCCACTCTCATAGAACTATTCCTTATCAAGGCCAAGATATACAAg CATGCAGGGAACATAAAGGAGGCAGCCCAGTGGATGGATGAGGCCCAGGCTCTAGACACGGCTGACCGATTCATCAACTCTAAATGTGCCAAGTACATGCTGAAGGCCGGCCTGGTCAAAGAGGCTGAGGAGATGTGCTCCAAGTTCACacgg gagggTGCGTCTGCGGTAGAGAACCTGAATGAGATGCAGTGTATGTGGTTCCAGACTGAGTGTGCTCTGGCCTACAAGTCCATGAACAAATACGGAGACGCGCTCAAGAAGTGCCACGAGATCGAGAGG CATTTTGTGGAGATCACAGACGACCAGTTTGACTTCCACACATACTGTATGAGGAAGATGACGCTGTGTTCCTACGTGGACCTGCTGAAGCTGGAGGATGTTCTCCGGATGCATCCCTTCTACAGCAAGGCTGCCCACACTGCTATCACTATATACCTCAGTCTACACGACAACCCCCTGACTGACGACAGCCAGGGACTACAGGCTGAATCAG CCAACCTGTCAGACAAGGATCTGAAGAAGTTGAAGAACAAGCAGAGGAGAGCTCAGAAGAAAGCCCagctagaggaggagaagaagaatgcAGAGAAGGAGAAACAACTGAAGAaccagaagaagaagaaagaggaggatgatgaggagatgggaggaccTAAGGAGGAGCTGGTACCAGAGCAACTGGCCAAG GTAGAAAACCCACTGGAGGAGGCAGTCAAGTTCCTGACCCCACTAAAGAACCTTGTTAAAGACAGGATCGATACACATCTACTGGCCTTCGAGATTTACTTCAGGAAAG ccAAGTACCTGTTGATGCTTCAGTCAGTGAAGAGAGCGTTGTCCATAGATCCACACCATCCCTGGCTGCACCAGTGTTTAGTACGCTTCTTCAAGGGAG tctctgagTCTAATGACCTAGCGGAGGCAGTGCGTACGGTACTGAAGCAGGAGATCACTAGGCTGTTTGGAGACAGCAACGCTAGCACCTATAACCAGGTCTTCCTCTTCAAGCACTCTGACTCCGTACCACACAGAGTGGCAG CGGCCAAAATGATGGTGTGTCTGGACTCTTCTACAGAAACCAAAGCTGTGGAGCTGGCCACGTCACTAGACGAGTCACTCAGCAACAGGAGTATCACG ATCTGCACAGAGGTGCTAGAGGCGCTACGGAATGGCGGATTGGGCGAGTCAAAAGAGCGGGCGGAGTCTTACCGCGCGGAGTGTCACAGGCTCTTCCCATACACGCTAGCCTTCATGCCCGCGGGCTACGAGGAGAACACCAAGATCGCCAATGGCGACGTCTCCACAGAGACCGAGGAGCTGGCCAATGACATGTGA
- the naa15b gene encoding N-alpha-acetyltransferase 15, NatA auxiliary subunit b isoform X2, with the protein MKRSPRPVSSFNNCLRCYEHKQYRNGLKFCKQILSNPKFTEHGETLAMKGLTLNCLGKKEEAYDLVRRGLRNDLKSHVCWHVYGLLQRSDKKYDEAIKCYRNALKWDKENLQILRDLSLLQIQMRDLEGYRETRYQLLQLRPGQRASWIGYAIAYHLLEDYEMAAKIVEEFRKTQQTSPDKVDYEYSELLLYQNQVLREAGFYREALDHLTTYEKQICDKLAVEETRGELFLKLDRLDDATEVYRRLQERNPENWSYYHGLEKALKPGCVEDRQKIYEDAWVKYPKGLVPRRLPLTFLSGEKFRECLDRYLRMNFSKGCPPTFTTVKSLYHDKVKVSIIEELVVGYETSLNSCRMFNQNDDGKEEPPTTLLWVQYFLAQHYNMIGQQTLALEYINTAIESTPTLIELFLIKAKIYKHAGNIKEAAQWMDEAQALDTADRFINSKCAKYMLKAGLVKEAEEMCSKFTREGASAVENLNEMQCMWFQTECALAYKSMNKYGDALKKCHEIERHFVEITDDQFDFHTYCMRKMTLCSYVDLLKLEDVLRMHPFYSKAAHTAITIYLSLHDNPLTDDSQGLQAESANLSDKDLKKLKNKQRRAQKKAQLEEEKKNAEKEKQLKNQKKKKEEDDEEMGGPKEELVPEQLAKVENPLEEAVKFLTPLKNLVKDRIDTHLLAFEIYFRKAKYLLMLQSVKRALSIDPHHPWLHQCLVRFFKGVSESNDLAEAVRTVLKQEITRLFGDSNASTYNQVFLFKHSDSVPHRVAAAKMMVCLDSSTETKAVELATSLDESLSNRSITICTEVLEALRNGGLGESKERAESYRAECHRLFPYTLAFMPAGYEENTKIANGDVSTETEELANDM; encoded by the exons AGACCCTGGCGATGAAGGGTTTAACCTTGAACTGTCTGGGGAAGAAGGAGGAGGCTTACGACCTGGTCAGACGAGGCCTCCGCAACGACCTCAAGAGTCATGTCT GCTGGCATGTGTACGGTCTGCTGCAGCGCTCTGATAAGAAGTACGACGAGGCCATCAAGTGTTACAGGAACGCCCTGAAGTGGGACAAAGAAAACCTGCAGATCCTACGAGACCTGTCACTACTACAGATCCAGATGAGAGACCTGGAGGGCTacagg GAGACGAGGTACCAGCTGCTGCAGCTGCGGCCGGGCCAGAGGGCCTCGTGGATCGGCTACGCCATCGCCTATCACCTCCTAGAGGACTACGAGATGGCCGCCAAGATAGTGGAGGAGTTCAGGAAAAcacaacag ACGTCTCCAGACAAGGTGGACTATGAGTACAGTGAGCTCCTGTTGTACCAGAACCAGGTGCTGAGGGAGGCTGGTTTCTACAGGGAAGCTCTggaccacctcaccacctacgaGAAACAAATCTGTGACAAACTGGCTGTCGAGGAGACacgag GAGAGTTGTTTTTGAAACTGGATCGTCTGGATGACGCTACAGAGGTCTACCGCCGTCTACAGGAGAGAAACCCTGAGAACTGGTCCTACTACCACGGCCTGGAGAAGGCCCTGAAGCCTG GCTGTGTAGAGGATCGGCAGAAGATCTATGAGGACGCCTGGGTGAAGTATCCTAAAGGACTGGTGCCCAGACGACTacccctcaccttcctctctg GGGAGAAGTTCAGGGAGTGTCTGGACAGGTATCTGAGGATGAACTTCAGTAAAGGCTGTCCGCCCACCTTCACCACTGTCAAGTCACTCTACCATGACAAAGTAAAG GTATCAATAATTGAGGAGTTAGTAGTTGGATATGAAACATCGTTAAATAGCTGCAGAATGTTCAATCAGAATG ATGATGGTAAGGAGGAGCCTCCCACCACATTGCTATGGGTACAGTACTTCCTGGCGCAGCACTACAATATGATTGGCCAGCAGACACTGGCTCTGGAGTACATCAACACTGCCATCGAGAGCACGCCCACTCTCATAGAACTATTCCTTATCAAGGCCAAGATATACAAg CATGCAGGGAACATAAAGGAGGCAGCCCAGTGGATGGATGAGGCCCAGGCTCTAGACACGGCTGACCGATTCATCAACTCTAAATGTGCCAAGTACATGCTGAAGGCCGGCCTGGTCAAAGAGGCTGAGGAGATGTGCTCCAAGTTCACacgg gagggTGCGTCTGCGGTAGAGAACCTGAATGAGATGCAGTGTATGTGGTTCCAGACTGAGTGTGCTCTGGCCTACAAGTCCATGAACAAATACGGAGACGCGCTCAAGAAGTGCCACGAGATCGAGAGG CATTTTGTGGAGATCACAGACGACCAGTTTGACTTCCACACATACTGTATGAGGAAGATGACGCTGTGTTCCTACGTGGACCTGCTGAAGCTGGAGGATGTTCTCCGGATGCATCCCTTCTACAGCAAGGCTGCCCACACTGCTATCACTATATACCTCAGTCTACACGACAACCCCCTGACTGACGACAGCCAGGGACTACAGGCTGAATCAG CCAACCTGTCAGACAAGGATCTGAAGAAGTTGAAGAACAAGCAGAGGAGAGCTCAGAAGAAAGCCCagctagaggaggagaagaagaatgcAGAGAAGGAGAAACAACTGAAGAaccagaagaagaagaaagaggaggatgatgaggagatgggaggaccTAAGGAGGAGCTGGTACCAGAGCAACTGGCCAAG GTAGAAAACCCACTGGAGGAGGCAGTCAAGTTCCTGACCCCACTAAAGAACCTTGTTAAAGACAGGATCGATACACATCTACTGGCCTTCGAGATTTACTTCAGGAAAG ccAAGTACCTGTTGATGCTTCAGTCAGTGAAGAGAGCGTTGTCCATAGATCCACACCATCCCTGGCTGCACCAGTGTTTAGTACGCTTCTTCAAGGGAG tctctgagTCTAATGACCTAGCGGAGGCAGTGCGTACGGTACTGAAGCAGGAGATCACTAGGCTGTTTGGAGACAGCAACGCTAGCACCTATAACCAGGTCTTCCTCTTCAAGCACTCTGACTCCGTACCACACAGAGTGGCAG CGGCCAAAATGATGGTGTGTCTGGACTCTTCTACAGAAACCAAAGCTGTGGAGCTGGCCACGTCACTAGACGAGTCACTCAGCAACAGGAGTATCACG ATCTGCACAGAGGTGCTAGAGGCGCTACGGAATGGCGGATTGGGCGAGTCAAAAGAGCGGGCGGAGTCTTACCGCGCGGAGTGTCACAGGCTCTTCCCATACACGCTAGCCTTCATGCCCGCGGGCTACGAGGAGAACACCAAGATCGCCAATGGCGACGTCTCCACAGAGACCGAGGAGCTGGCCAATGACATGTGA